The DNA segment GATTTTGTATTTTTCCTGCACACCCTGCTTTATAATGTCAGAAGCTGAGTTTAAATCTCAATGGTTGAAGGTGAATAATCTTTCTGGGGCAACAACCTTAATATTCCAGGATCAACCAAAACTCAATGTTATCAGATCAATCTTTACAACAGGACCTTTCTATATTCTTATTGTGCCTAAGACAGAAGATGTGACAGACAGGTTAATAAAATGTTAGGCAATGTGGTAGGGTGACAACATGTGACAAAAGCCAATACCAgcggatcccaatgccccagtgcagtgacagggacattgtgctgtaaaaattggataagacataaaaccgaggtcctgactctctgtggtcattaaagatccctgaacATCTTTCGTAAAGAGTAAGGTGTATCgtgatgttctggctaaattgttcaccttggtcattctggccccctaatcatccccctgtctctaattgtccatctttctcaccccttcaccacctaacagctaatgtgtggtgagtgtactggtggaaaatggctgctgttgcaggTGGTTGTTGCCCattagtggtggttaaagtggctccccactctctgtgtaaagcactttgagtacattgaaaagtgctatataaatgtaacgaatTATTAAGTGCAAAAAGTTTGTGGACCAGAAAACTGAtcactaaaacatctgaaaatTTGTTGCAACTGTCTCATAACCAGGAAGAGCATGATTCTGACCTCTCATATCACCATGATAATAATTTTACTCACTTCCGTCCCAGGGTAGCACTGAAGTAGCATCCGCAAACAAATGGACTGCAAAATTGCATTGCGTAAGAACCAGCTGAAGATGCGAAAATATTTAGCTAAACTGGAAGTGAAAATACATAACGGAATTGAACACTACGCCAAGCAAAAACCCTAACTGagaagaaaatgtataaaaaagggCAATgaggaatgtaaaaaaaatgtttgtgtttgttcAAGTGCTGATTTACAGTAGAGCAACATGTCTGGAGTACAGCTTCTGCTGGCTATCACTGTGCTAACACAGCTCATCTCTCCAGTAgtatagaatttttattttgtccaCATCTTTGGCATTTTAGCTTTAATCACTTGTCAAAAACAAACAGACAACCAGCTTATGGACAGGTGGCAACCTTCTTGATTCCAAGTAAAGTCATCTGCtgtgcttacaaaataaaaaagatgccAAATGACATTTAGGATATCTAGATGAAGGACTCACCTGCTCTTGGGTACTTTCTATGATCACCAGATGCCCACCCAGAGAGACACATTTATCCTGACTAGAATCCCAGCTCATTTGGTTATTGGTGGAGATGTAATAacactttttttcaaatttcagccATGACTCTGGGCAGAAAACACAAGTCCattctgtttaaaaagaaaaacaaattacaaactgATGTTCAATCTAtgcagattttgaaattttagatTTATTACTGGTTTACCTGTGTCTTATTAAAATGTCACCTCACCTTATTGGTTATTTAGGGATGAGATTACTTGTAGTTAGTGATTTTTTATATGAATTTGCATCAACTTGAGAAATTCAATTTATCTGAACAGTGTAAACGTACCAGCTGAAACACTGTGTCCAGCGCAGAGTCGACCAACTTCTGAGTATCTTGTTGTGACGTTTGTGAAGCTCTCATTTAAAGTCAAATACTTCATCTGAAGAGCTGTCATGTCATGGATCTGTTGAGTGATCTGTGCCACTACAGAGAATGGGCATACATTATATAAGGAAGAGTATTTACAAGTCAGTTATTttaaagaacataataaaataagGAGGAAGGACATGATAGAttttgacacatttaattattgcaTTAGGAATGGGAAGGAAACTTCCTCATTGTGTTTAGCTACTCTGGTTTTAGTCCACCATATCAAATGGACCTGGAAAGGCACAACTGGATGGATGCAAAACCAAGAAGCAACAGATAATACCATTCCTGTAATGGGTCCTTGTTAAACACATTTCATAAGCCACATTATCTcaatcagtggtctcaaactccggctCTGGTTGGCTgtagtggctgcgggttttcattctaacccttttcttaattggtgaccagtttttgctgctaattaattcctttttccgttcattttaattgacttgttttttaagatttgttcctctgaattgcttcatttctttccttaaatggcacccaaacagaaataaaaaatgaagtgagtgtgccaacagaagaccaactaagtcagagcctcaaactccaatcaatttcactccaaccagttgcttaattacgAGCcgtttcttgttgttaattaaacctgttctttaattcaatggcttgttgctgctctccttgttcaatggcatacatttccaaaattactgattttctcttttttaagaacACTATTAAAATGTTCTGTGGACCTGAGTGGATCAgcatttctgagaccttcacctttctttattttcaaatattgtgtgatgggcagttttctggtcatgttttggctcattttatatctcattattggtTGACTGCTAATTaataacaagtcaattaaaatcaattcaaaagaaggtaatcagcagcaaaaacaggtcactaataaagaaaagggttagaatgaaaacctgcagccaatgtggcCCTCAAGGACCAGAGTCTGAGATCACTAATCTAAATCCTCTACACATTGAGGTacaatatagcacatttaaattatttccaTGTGAAGGGTCCTGGGTCAGGCTCTGTAGCCCTCCTGGTTGTCTTCCTTACCCTGATTCACTGGGCCTGTGTTCATTTCTCTGCAGATGTTTGCCCATATCTGTTTAGTTGTGTATGGGGGACTTCAAGATGAGTCTGTGCTGTTACAAATTTGTTTAATCTCCTAATAATGGACTTGACTGTCCCCAGTATAACTGACAGTGATTAAAATGGAAGGCGGAAAGCATTTCCCATTAACCCCTTATTTTCCTACATGGAGAAGGTTAATATTTTTGAGACATTATATACACTTTAGTCAGAGGTTAAACCTATAAAGCAGAATGTGATGCTTTGATTGAGACTGTTTCTCTTTCAGTATTTAGTGCATTTCACTGGAATGGATGTCTCTTTCAAAGAAATGATGGTGCAAATCAACAGTAGGTGGTGTGTTATTTCTTTACATATCATAGTCCTGATATGCACTTCCTTTGGCTTCTATTCAATGTGTGAAATATCTTGTAGTAAGCCCTGTAAGTGCTCTCTTGATAGCTGAACACTAAAATCATAAACTGGTGCTATGAAATATACATTAAATTAGCTACGGAGGACGCTGTGAATTAggatatgtctgtctgtcttgagCAGACAAATCCTGTTATAAACAGATACACTTAAACTCCACAGCTATGTCGCTTTGTACCTTTGACCAGCATCACATGAAACAGCCACTTTCCATGCCACATACGCACTGTGAGTGAAAGACTGCTGCAGCTCCAGCCCAATCTTTTGCCTATGAACACTGTCTCCATTTTGTGCACATGAAGATTAAGGTCTCCTCCCATTGGCAACAATGCACTCCCGTTGGCAATTAAAGATCTAGCACTGACACAGGCTCAGACCAGTAATGGGCCTGTTCATTGAACAGTTATAAACAGCAACTTTGTACTCTAAATTGACCAATGACTTCAATTTCCTGTTTTGTAATGGCCACAGAAATACAAACTAGGAACAAGAAGCAGTTAGCCTAGTGCTGTTCTCACCCTGAACACTGTCAGTATCAAGGTATTATCAGTCCCTCAGTCACACTCTTTATCATCAATGTGCTGATGCCTAATGCAGGCAAGTACAGTCAAGGTATGTTTTTTAATTCCCTATTAAAGTTTTCACCTTTTTTGAATATTCCCGATTTAAAGAAGTTGCTCCCCTTCCTTGCTGACAAGCTGCTATCACTCAAACGTCTAGCCCTTTTCAATATGAGGAGAGCCTTCTGTATTCCACTGCAATGTTTTCTCCGTGTTAATTTGTAACaccttaaaatttattttcagaaataattggacaatttttattttcaggctTTCAAGAGGTCCAAAAGGTTATTTAGGGAGTACAAGACCCCACAGGACCCACTGTATTTAACATTTTGCCCCTATTTTCAGCACACCTCAAATGCTAGTAGTGTATTACTGATTTTGCAGCTCCATTTTTTGTAGTGATTGTGGGTAAACCTTGTTGCAACAAAGGACTGAGAGGACTCAGAAGGTTGAATATTGAAGTCTGACACTGGCAAAAGTAGCAATGCCTTATGAGTTAATATCATCCATGCTTTTGGGAACAACCATATATTTCATTCTATGACATTCCAGGGAACTACAGAGCTGCTAATGAGCAGACATGTTGGTAAAATCTATAAACCAGGGAAGAGATAAAATTCTAGAAAGGTACTCACAGTATATGGCCAGTACAATGATGATAATGACCAGCAGGATAAAAGAAAAAACCAGCAGAAGAAATTGGATCCATCTTGATGAAACCTTCTTTTCCTTCAGACTGACAGAGGATACTAAGAGTACAGATTAGAGAGAGCATGTCacctttgcaatttattttattttataaaatgtacatGAACACAACACTATGTTTTGAGTTTTTAGGGTTGAATTGTATaagtttttaaaaactgctagaTGAATGCTTATTATCTTTATAGtcataataaacataatttttggTAAAATATATGGGTTGTCTGACATGTAGTATTTTAGCATGCCTTCTAGgttgttatttgtttaaaatttaatttaaaaaaaatgcaacctAGCGGATCAGTTTGAAAGgacattaagaaaaaataaaaaagggtagAACTGTTTTCAATTTCAGCTTGCaacttcaactttattgtcatatgcacTCCGTACATTGAAAATCTTATTCCGCTAGTCCTCCagcaataaacaagaatataCAGCAACAGAcaagaattcatccatccatccattattcaacccgctatatcctaactacagggtcacgggggtctgctggagccaatcccagccaacacagggcacaaggcaggaaacaaaccctgggcagggcgccagcccatcgcagggcactcaaacaaacacacccacacaccaagcatgcactagagacaatttagaatcaccaatgcacctaacctgcatgtctttggactgtgggaggaaaccggagtacccggaggaaacccacgcagacacggggagaacatgcaaacatacaaacccgggtctcctaactgcaaggcagcagcgctacccactgtgccactgtaccaCCCCACAGACAAGAATACACAACAATAATCAAAAACACTCAGgtgcaaaagaaatgaaaaaacaaacagaagtaagAATGCACAAGcacataaataaatgattcaatgTAAGTTGTGCAAGTATATGGTCTCAAGATGGCCTCCCATCCTCCAGCCTGCAGTGCTGAAGGGAGGGGCAATGGATGGGTTTTATTTACAAGCCTGATGGCATAAGGGAGAAAACTGTCTTTTAGTCTTGATGTTCTAGCTGCTTTACTCTTATAGTATCTTCCTGATGGTAGCAGTATGAACAGTTCATGTAGTGGGTGGGTTGTGTCCTTAATAATGTTACGAGACCTCCTGAGAACTCTGGTGTTATAGATGTCCTCTAATGTAGGGAGTGCTGTTCCAATTATATTCTGTGCTGATTTTACCACCCGCTCTACAGCCTTGCAGTCCCATGCTAtactgttcccaaaccagactgtgatggagTAGGTGAGGACTGTGAATCTGTAGAAGTTGCTGAGGATAGTGTTTGGCATGCCAAGCTTCCTTCAGAAAATATAAATGCTGCCAGGCTTTCCCGGCCAGATCTGTGATGTGGTAGGTGTTAATAACAAGAAATATAAATGTGGACATTCTCTCCACCTCAGTTTCACCAATGTACAGAGGTGGGTTCTGACCTCTCTTCCTCTGTGAActctcttattatttttttttattcttcttcttctttcggctactccggTTAGGGGTCACAACAGTgggtcatttttttccatatctatctgtcctctacatcttgctctgtcacacccatcacctgcatttctTATCTCACCACaactataaaccttctcttaggccttcctcttttcctcttccctggcagctctaccgTGAACATCCTTTTCCCAGTGTACCCAacatctctcatctgcacatgtccaaactaatgcaatcttgcctttctgactttgtctcccaaccgtactcgtactcgttcctaatcctgtccatcctttattatattaaatagtattattaaaaatgtgtgtggtctaacaaataattttaaatactgctTTAGCTGCAATGGGTGGTGctgttttctttgtcttctgtGAACAGGATTAAATAGGTTTGATAATGCATAAAtagatgatttttcttttttttgcatttgtttgttatattattagGTTAcatattagtttttttatttctggtcATTTATCAACCTCAAAAGATCAAGATATCTTTCTTGCAAAGATGTGACAGGGCGGGTCTGCTCCAGCTCCTCTTCTATCCTGGGAGCCTtttgaacctgacaccatcagTATCGTAAGCAAAATGAtccagcagatgaggacaaacaaacGCATTgtaaggggatggtgaaaaacagtgcaaaagtgcttttattataaagaagataaaaaaattaaaagtgtccCCAAGTGCAATACCTAAATGTCatcaataaatgaatacaaaaaagtGAAATCCAAGAGTTAAAATCCACTATAAAAATGAGGAGCATAAAATAACAGTCAGACAAGCCCAGCATAACTCCATCttcatctccccagctcacccattgctcactCAGCCAGCGGAAACATTAACACCTGCACTCTTTTTCTCCCAACCTCCATCTTAAATGCCCTCACGGCTCCAGCCAGACAATCTGAGTTCAGTCCTCCTCCCGTCATCCTTTACGCACCCACAGTCGTACCACAGGTCCCTGGGGAGGACTCCACCATGCTTGCGCCCACACTGCACAAATAAACAGTGGGGAGAACCAGCCCCTGGAACGCCACTTCATAACTCCTTCACGGGACACAAGATTGCGCTGTCTTTCTCCCGCTAACTGACTGGCCTGTTTCATCTCTCCACTCGCTGCTGCTTTCACCCCTATTATtatcagtagtagtagtacagtgatcccttgctatgttgcgcttcgcctttcgctgcttcactccatcgcggattttatatgtaagcatatttaaatatatatcgcggattttttgctggttcgcggatttctgcagacaatgggtcttttaatttctggtacatgcttcctcagttggtttgcccagttgatttcatacaagggacgctattggcagatggctgagaagctagattgcttactcttctctctctcttgcgctgactttctctgatcctgacgtatggggattgagcaggggggctgttcgcacacctagacaatacggacgctcgtctaaaaatgctgaaagattatcttcacgttgctatcttttgtgcagctgcttcctgaaacgacatgctgcatggtgcttcgcatacttaaaagctcgaagggcacgtattgatttgtgcttgaaaaacaaactctgtctctctctatctctctctctctctccctgctcctgacggagggggtgtgagctgccgccttcaacagttttgtgccgcggtgcttcgcatacttaaaagccaaacagccctattgatttgtttgctagagattgttttctctatctatgtgacattctgtgctcctgacacgcactcctttgaagaggaagatatgtttgcattcttttaattgtgagacagaactgtcatctctgtcttgtcatggagcacagtttaaacttttgaaaaagagacaaatgtttgtttgcagtgtttgaataacgttcctgtctctctacaacctcctgtgtttctgcgcaaatctgtgacccaagcatgacaatataaaaatagccatataaacatatggtttctacttcgcggattttcttatttcgcgggtggctctggaacgcaacccccgcgatggaggagggattactgtagtgataatagtagtaatagtatcattagtattgttattaattataatGCTATTCTCATATTATTAGTAATTAAAATGATATTCTTACTGTATAGTTTTGGTTGTATGGTTAACAATGTACACTACAAGGTAAATCAAATTACAAGACAAGACAAAATAGCCTATGTTAATTTATTGTGTAGCCAGTAGTGGATGTTGCaccaccccaaacctcagacaaaaccacagtgacacaagtcctggattcaaataaaagttttattatctTAAATTAACCTAATAAAAGGCTTCTTTGTAATAATAACCACAACACAAACCCAATTCTTCTTCCCTTTTCCTCTGTTCCTCCCaggcgagctttgtcctcttctacCCAACTGCAACTTGCCTAGATGAAGTGTCACAGCTTCCTTTATATTGGACTCGGGAGCATTACcggtgctatctatctatctatctatctatctatctatctatctatctatctatctatctatctatctatctatctatctatctatctatctatctatctatctatctatctatctatctatctatctatctatctatctatctatctatctatctatctatctatctatctatctatctatctatctatctatctatctatctatctatctatctatctatctatctatctatctatcacattgcATTCAGGAGCCAATTCCATGTCAGGCGAAACATCCCTGTGACAAGAGAGCCTCCCTACAGCTGCTCCCCCTAGCAGTACCTGAGGACCCCAACGAAAACCCATGAAAACAACaactcccatgcaaccctgcTGATATCTGAATGGGAAGAACAGAAGTGAGATATCACCATCCAGTGTACTGGGGGATCACATATCCCTGGAAAGCAGTGTCCCCATGTCCAACCATTATAATGGCCTCCTAACTGGAAAAGATACCAATAACCAGCCCGATCAGAATGCCTGTCCACCCTCATCCTCACATTAAAAATGTCTTCCCAGCCAGGTAGGGATCCATCCATTTTGGCTGGGATACCAGCCAATCATCTATTACAATTGATTTTTTGTACTTTCTTGATTTTACCTAACATCAGCTAATTTCACAAAAATGGACACACTCTGAGGGATTTAACATCTCAGTAGTTCTCATTCCTGGCAGATGTCTCAGACTATTATTGTCAATTTTTTGTATGCCATGTTCTTCAGCCTTACAAAGAGCTGCATTGAAaactaatatattttaaacaaatgtccAGGTTTACCTGATATGGTTAATATTGTTAACTGCTTATGGAAGTTTTACATTAATACAATTACCTGAAAGAGGATTACAAAGAGGTTTAAGTAAGACCCGTTCACAAAGATCTACTTCTCTATCACCATCCATAACTCAGTAACAAAATGATGCTCTGCATCAAGTCTCattgataaaaattaattttgtttatgagaatcttttttttaaactaggcTAGAACTAGTTcatataattttaaagtaatgttgaaccttttcattttatagttGTATACTATATAAAGAACCATTTTAGAAGAGGCTCTTGTAATTATATGGGGGCCGACTGCTTAATTTAATGGCATGTCTTTGGAACAAACTTACTGTGGTGTTTTCACTTGATTGTGTTATGTTCTGTTATgatgttttgtttcttaaaaaagttttaaaaatatatatttgatttttagTACCTTTGATTGTCTAAAACAGTTTCTCAACTGGCACCACTTTAtagaaatgttttgttggatAAAACTCAGGAATGGCATGTATGTTAACGCTGTTATTTTCTAAAGCCAGTCAATGAAAAGCTGGGTATGAATTACTGCCAGCAACTGTTAATAAATCAAAAAGGTGCCAAAAGGTTGAAAATGCTGTCAAAAGTGATGAAACCCATGAGTCTAAAGCATGCAAGTAAAGACTCATGCAGAAAATCTTGTTTTCATTCCTGTCCCAAATCTGCCAGAATTATTCTTTTGTCAGGAGTGTTTTTCTCCTTGTGTATATGGTATGATATACATGAGTGGTAACCTTCAAGGCTGCTCTGACTGTATTTATCTGTGGCCTGTCTGAGAGAGAGTGGTGCATTGGCATTCCGATTCATCTATCAGTGCTCCAAGCTTAAAGAATCAGCCCTTTATTTTTACAGAACATCTTTTCTTTAACTCTATGGCTTGAAACTTTAAGCATGAATTAGAAAATCCTATCTCagtgcactgcggtgggttggcaccctgccctggattggttcctgccttgtgccctgtgttggctgggattggctccagcagacccccgtgaccctgtgtttggattcagcgggttggaaaatggatggatggatatctcagTGCACCTCATCCTGCATGAACAGGTAGGTCACACAGAAGACAACACAGTgggattcattttagaacaagGGAAAGATGGAACTTCACATTAGTCAAGAATGTTCCACTTATAATAAAAAGTGGGAGCTCATTATTAAATGAGTAAACCAGCAAGGTGTTTCTATCACACACAATGTACATTTATGGTAAGTTCAGTTTCTTAAAGTGTGTTTTTGAGTTTGGCCATAGAGACACTTTGTCCTGCATAAACTGTGATTAGTAGATCTCCAAAGATCTGCAGTCTGCCTCTGAAGTGGATTCACAGTTGTATTCCACAAGTTAGCACCCTTTCttttaaaactgcatttgtttggaAGCATTCATGTCATTTGATCACTTAGATCAtctttttaatttggttttgaaATGCAAAAGTATGCAAAATTCTAAGCACTAGCGAAGGCTACAAAATAGTAAGTAGACCACGCTACATAAATGTTCAATAAAAAATAGAATTGTAAATTGTGACAGTGATTTGCCTGTTCTCTGTGGAAGCTGACACTCAGAATATGAATTTATTGATGGAACAATTGGTATACAAAAATAGGTTGCTTCTGCAGTTACAGTTGTCAGTCTTACCTCTCatatatttgtctcccttttgcTCTGGATGTGGGTTCCTCCCAGTTTTCACGGCAGCGTATGTGGTATCCTCCTCTCTAACTGTATGGAAGAAAGAGGGTAGAGATAAAAATAGCTATATGATGGAGAAAACTTGACTGTCTTGTCTTCCTGATATTTGAGTTCATCATTAGATTTTAATAGAAATCAGTTATTTTGAAACTCTGCAAATATGAAGATGACAAATGTAAAACACTCCATAGAAAGTAAATACCAAGCAAGCTCATGCAAAATCTGCTTTTTCATTCGAGATAAATTATGTCGTTGTTGTGAGATGTAAGTCACAGGCTAAAGGGGCGTGAGGCCCATAAAACAAGCCACAAAAGCAGACCAGATGGTCAGATTTATATG comes from the Erpetoichthys calabaricus chromosome 4, fErpCal1.3, whole genome shotgun sequence genome and includes:
- the LOC114650298 gene encoding CD209 antigen-like protein E; translation: MSGELVYASVVFPENTKNGPTEPGQENTTYANVKLGGNPDLRKKDQNISVREEDTTYAAVKTGRNPHPEQKGDKYMRVSSVSLKEKKVSSRWIQFLLLVFSFILLVIIIIVLAIYLAQITQQIHDMTALQMKYLTLNESFTNVTTRYSEVGRLCAGHSVSAEWTCVFCPESWLKFEKKCYYISTNNQMSWDSSQDKCVSLGGHLVIIESTQEQKFLEKSTVKNMHYWIGLNNLATEGGWRWLNNKTLDGKITFWSTQYGKQPDNYNGAEHCVEASNHEDILDWNDITCGTQYMWICEKAAGILKS